The genomic DNA ATTCTTTTTGGATTAGGAAAAGTTGTTTCCTGTCTTACTATAAAATTCATAAGCGAAAAATCCAAATAAATAGCCTATTCCAGCTCCTAAAATAACTGAAAGTAGGGAGAAGTCCGGGAAAAACATACCGAAAATCAAACCGATCATACAGCCAATAAGCATTCCTATAGGTATGAAACTATCTAATAAGTTTTGAGCTTCTTTTGATTTTTTCTTACCTAATGTGCCGTTGTTATATTTATGCTTCAGCCTTCCAATCACATATACTACAATTCCCCCGGCTATTAAAACAGGCGCAATTGCCGTAAGTAACCACATATTAGGGTCTCCTTTCACCTTTTAATAGAATTATACCAGATACTTACAATTGGATATTCCTGAACGTACTATCTAGTCTATTTAAATGGCTAATCAAAAAGACTCCTTCAATTGTAGTTAATAACTCGTCAAAAACACTTTCCCTTTCGTTTTCTCAGCAGATTGAACAACATCAACCGCTGTTTTCACATCCGCTAAGTCATACGTAGAATGTACCGTCATAAAACGTAATTGCTTATTTTCTACTAGACGAATTAAGTGACGAAACGTCTCCTGCCATTTATATGGTGACACTTCTTTATTCCAATGTCGTAAATGAAATATGTTTGCGTGCACTTTTGCTTTCGTGACAATCTCTGCCCAGTTTACTTGTACACCTGATAGAAGACCGATCGTTAAAAAGTGCCCGTTTGGACGTAAGGAAAAAGCTAATTCATCTCCAGCTGGTCCCCCGATAGAATCAATTGCAGCATCTGCACCAATCCCGTTTGTTAATTCCATAACTGTTTCGTGAAGCGGGGCAGTGGAAGTATGTATTACATAATCGGCACCAAGCTGAAGTAATTCCTCTGTATGTTTACTATTTCTTGTCACTGCAATGAGTCGGAAATTCATAATTTGTGATAACTGTGCAAATAGGTGACCAATAGCGGATCCGCAAGCATTCACTAATAAAACGCTACCCTGTTTTAAGTTTAGCTTTTCTGTACACGTAACCCACGCCGTAAGAGGATTAATGTACATTTGTGCCGCTGTGAAATCATCAATGGAATCGGGAATAGGGACGACAAAATCAGCTGACGTCTTCACATATTCTTGCCAAGTACCTTCTCCACGTAACGGTAAAACACGTTTACCGATCAGGTCTCTAGAAACAAAAGCTCCCACATCTTCTACAATACCAACACCTTCATAACCAGGTATGTTAGGTAAAGGAATTCTATGTGCATACGCTCCGGTAACGGGAATTAAGTCAGATGGATTAATTGGTCTAACTAACATACGAACGAGAACTTCATTCTCTTTTAATGGTTCTATATTTTTATATTCAATTTGTAATACATTTTTGGGATTGCCAAACTCGTGAAATTGAATGCATGTTCCGCGCAAGATAAATGTTCCCCCTTAGTTTAATTGGGTTTATTATAGCATTTTTGATTTTGGGTGTTATTTCATTAGCAAAAAATAAAGGGGAACAGAAAGTCATCGTTTATCCATTTGATAAAATCGATTTCTCCTGAATACATAGTAATATAAGAAAAAGACGCCCTTGTGAGCGTCTATTTCCAACTTGAGATAGATGTATCATTATTGTTCTGCTAGGTTACATAGTTCTCGTATAAAGTTTTCTCACACAAATGATCTGTGCATCAATTTGTTTTTGATATACAGATCATTTGTATGATAATTCTTATAAAAAATTGCTGAATGATAACCTTACATGAATGCTTTTAAAAGCTCTTGAACTAATGGAATTACTCCACCTACAAATTTTAAAACTGCCATTGCGATTTCCATATGATTGCCTCCTTTAGTAGTATGTAATAAATCTTTATAATCTCATTATAGTAAGCGCTTACAAAAACATCAATGCATTTCGATATGCAATATTTCATATTTATATTTGGTAATGGGGATGAAGCGGAATCAGTAACTTATACCGCTATTTGTGGGAGGCGGGCTGCCCATAAAAGTACAATTGGTGAGGGTTAATAACTAATGGGAATGGACAAAAGCCCCAATGATTAAAGTTTCACTTTATCAAAATGTAAGCTGTATCTTGTATAATATAATGGTGGAGGTCGAATATGAAAAAAATAAATTCAAATATAGATTTGGATACAAATGTATTGGAAGCGGTATTTATTCCAAGAAGGTTTATTGTTTTATGGATTACACTCGTATATATAGCTTCAATGCTTTTAGAATTTCGTAATAATATTCTCTCGATGGATAGTTTCTTCTTTACAATAGTGATTGTTATTCATACTATTTTTCATTGGTATGCGAGTTCATTAAAGAATAGGCAATTGTTGTACTTCTTTTTTGTACAACTCTTCATTGTGTTTCTCGCTGCATTTATTGTACCAAATGGTTCAATAGCTATTTTTGTTGGATTAACACCTATTTTAATTGCCCAAAGTCTATATGTTTATCACAATATATTTAAAGTAATAGCAGTTTTTACTCTTATGTACGCCATATTTTGTACTGCAATTAGTATAAATTATGGTGTGAATAAATTAGCTATTCTTATTTCTATGTTTCTTTTAGTGTTAGCAATTATTATTCCTTTTTCTTATATTAATAAGCAGCAATTTGATGCACGTAATCGTATACAGAGTTACATTCAAGAGTTAGAGTCTGCATATATGAGAGTGGAAGAATTGACATTAGCTAATGAAAGACAGCGAATGGCAAGAGATTTACATGATACGTTAGCGCAAGGTGTAGCGAGCTTAATTATGCAATTGGAAGCAATAAATGCCCATATGCAAAAAGGGAATGCAGGACGATCTCAAGAAATTATGAAACAAACTATGATAAGAGCGAGACAAACGTTACATGATGCGAGGCTGGTTATTGATGATTTGCGTCATACTACCAATTCATTTAATAAAGCAGTAGAGGAAGAAGTTCAACGTTTTTCTGAGGCTACGTCTATACATGTGAGATTTACTATTCAAAGCTCCCCGCATATTTCAAGCTTAGTAAAGGAACATTGTTTATATGTAATTAGTGAATGTTTAACGAATATCGCAAAACATTCGCAGGCAACAGAGGTAAATTTAAAAGTTGAATATATCGATAAAATTAAAAAACTTACTATTGAAGTTGAAGATAATGGAATTGGTTTTGACACCGGATATATCGGTAAGAATCCTGGACATTACGGCTTAATTGGCTTAAATGAGCGTGTTCGGTTGATGAATGGAGAAATACATATATTGAGTGAAAAGATAAAGGGTACGAAAGTGTATATTCAAGTACCTATCAATAATGAAGGAGATAGCCATGAAGTATAATGTATTAATTGTAGATGATCATTTCGTTGTAAGAGAAGGTCTGAAATTAATAATAGAAACGAGTGATTCATTTCAAATTATAGGTGAGGCTGCAAATGGAGAAGAAGCCCTTTCTTTCATAGAAAAAAGGAAACCTGATCTTATTTTAATGGATCTAAATATGCCTAAAATGAGCGGTTTAGAAACAATTGAGGCTTTGAATAAAAAACAAAATCATACGCCGATTATTATATTAACTACTTATAACGAAGATGAATTAATGTTAAAGGGAATTGAGCTAGGAGCGAAAGGATATTTGCTAAAGGATACGGATCGTGAGAATTTGTTTCGAACATTGGAAGCGGCTATTCGGGGTGAAATATTACTACAACCAAATATTATGGAAAAGATAGTGAATTATAAAAGGAAAGAAGCATATGCTGATAAGGTTGAAGAAAGTAACTTAACAGAAAAAGAATTGTTTGTGTTGAAAGCTATTGCGCGCGGATATAAGAATAAAGAAATTGCATTCGATATGGGGATAGCTGAGCGAACGGTAAAAGCGTATTTAACAAATATATACAATAAATTAGGTGTTAATTCACGGTCAGAAGCGGTAGCTGTATCTATTGAAAGGAAGTTAATTCGTTTTTAAAACATTATATATGCCCAATCGTACATGATAGGTTTGCCCTTTTGTACGATTTTTTTATTTCTTTCTCATGTTATGCTTACAGAAAGTATGAGAGATTTAAGAACAGTACAATTACAGACGTTTTTAATGTGGGAAAGGAAGAAGAATAATTAAATGGTAACTTTGTTTTTAATTCCTGTAGTAATTCTCTTTATTTGGATGCAAAGCAAACAAAGAAAAATAAGCAGGATAGATATAGTAACTTTTCTAATGATGATAGGAATTATTACTTGTACGGTACCGCAACCAATGACTTGGGATTTACAAGCAGAGTTACTGGCAGTTACGCTTTTTTCTTTTGCTATTGGTGTTTGGCAAGGTGGGGGAATTATAGCCTGTAATAAGGATAAAATTTTATATATCACAAATGGAAAACAGTATTCTATTTCATGGATTCTCTTAATAATTGGCAACATAATTATTATTAACATATTTGAAGGCGGATTTATATTGAATGGAGTGTGGTTCCTTTTGTGTAGTGTTTTCATAGCATCTGGGGTAAAAAACAGTATTCTATGTGTTCAATACAAATTAACAGTGCGAAATTGAATGAAAAAGTAAAGCTGTTTTCTTTTATCACAACCTTGAACGTATTGGAAGAATGGGGGAGTTAACGTAGATGTTTCTACCTATTACTACATTTGATAGGTTTAATTGGCTTGGAAATGTTGCTTTCTCTTCAGAAAAGGTTAGCAGGAATCGAGTGCTTTCGAGGGCTGAAGAGAGAGATGATAAGTTGCGTAATAAGAAATGTATAGATTCAGTTACTAAAATTCATAAGGAAATAAAGATAGGTTTTGTGAAATATGGTGCTAATTATGTATCGGGCTGTGCAGAGCCTTATTCAATCATTGTCATAACGAGTGGTGATATGCTTGTTGGAAGTGGGCGGGTTAATAAGTTTGGCGAATTTAAAATATATACGAATGATTATTTGGAAGAGTATTTGGTAATAGAGATTCAGTTGATAACGGGTGGTTTCTATCAAGGGGGTATAACGATAGAGGTAGAATAAGGTATTATGATTTCCTTTTTATTTATTAAATAAAAAGGAAGCAACCGCAGTCGCTTCCTACATCTATTAAGCCGAAGCCTTCTTCATTCTCTCAAGTAAACTAGATAACACATGTGTACGATACGATTCTAGTTTTTTACCTTCATAAGTACGGATACCTAATTTTTTAAGTTCTTTTACATACCAACCTTTGCTTCCGAAATACATGTGATCGCTCCCCTTCAACTTTGTTTTTATTTGTTCTGATTGTACTTGGAGGTACAGGTAATATAATGAAGGAAATGAATTTCGCGCGAAAATGGTTAACTTTGTTGCAAAAGACATATATACTAAAGATAGTATACAACGAGGTGGACAAGACGTGATTATAGAGAAGCACGAAATTCAAATTGACCAAATTACGAGTGGTAAAGTGAATATCTTTACTTTCTATCGAAATAGAAAGCAAATTGATGATCATTTTTTACGATTGCAAGAACCATCGCTTACAGCAAACTACTTCTTCCATTTTCATTTTGATGCAGAGAGCTTGCATCTACTGCAGAAAGAGTTTCCAAGCGTATATCCGTACGACGGTAGTGAAACGATTCACGACTGGACGGAAAAGATGAAAGCAGAATTGCAACATCAGATCCAAACAGGAAAATGGAATAAACGCGTACGTATCGGTAATCGCATTCTAGATGTGGTGTTTACGTGGTGTGATGAAGATATAGTAGAGTGAAAAAGAAGCGGATGACGCTTCTTTTTTTAGCGCTGGAATAAAACGAGCTTACCTGCAGAAGATGTGCAGCGATGTGTTTTTTCATACAATCCTTTTTCTTGTAAAATAGATTCACCTTTTGCTTTCGCTTCTTTTTCAGTTGCCGCCTCGAATGATTCGTCTAATGCTTTAGAACCATCTTTTTCAAAGACTGTTAGAACGTATACTCCCATGAAATTCCCTCCAATAATAAAAATCAGAATCTTATAACTATTTTGGCATAAATCATTAGAATATGCAAAGAAATATATGACATTGCGTGTTAAAATAGAGTGAAAGTTTTATGGACACTAGATTTACTATTTGTAGTAAAGTACGGAAAAGAAAGGATCGTTATTTGTGAAACAAGTGAAGTTTATACATGCGGCTGATTTGCATTTGGATAGTCCGTTTAAAGGGATGGAGATGAATGTACCGCAGTCTGTTTGGGAGAGAATGAAGCAAAGTACGTTTGAATCGTTCGAACGTATTATTGATAAAGCGATTCAAGAGCGCGTTGATTTCGTATTACTAGCCGGGGATTTGTATGATGCGGAGACGAGAAGTTTGAGGGCGCAAGTGTTTGTGCGTGAGCAAATGAAGAGACTTTCGCAGTACGATATCCCTGTTTTTATTATTCACGGTAACCATGATCATTTAGGGGGAAGCTGGGCAGCGATTGAGTTTCCGGAAAATGTTCATGTGTTTACAGAGCCTTATGTAGAAGAGAAATCATTTTATAAAAATGGAGAGCTATTAGCTTCTATTTACGGGTTTAGTTATTTGCAGCAAGCGGTAACGGATAATATGACAGCGCAGTATACGAAAATGAGTGATGCGCCTTTTCATATTGGCATGCTTCACGGAAGTGTGGAAGGAGATGCAGAGCATAATCACTATGCACCGTTTCAAATTCGTGAGCTGAAAGAAAAGCAGTTTGATTATTGGGCTCTTGGCCATATACATAAACGTGAAATTTTATCAGAAGAGCCATATATTATTTATTCGGGGAACATACAAGGGCGTC from Bacillus basilensis includes the following:
- a CDS encoding zinc-dependent alcohol dehydrogenase family protein, producing the protein MLRGTCIQFHEFGNPKNVLQIEYKNIEPLKENEVLVRMLVRPINPSDLIPVTGAYAHRIPLPNIPGYEGVGIVEDVGAFVSRDLIGKRVLPLRGEGTWQEYVKTSADFVVPIPDSIDDFTAAQMYINPLTAWVTCTEKLNLKQGSVLLVNACGSAIGHLFAQLSQIMNFRLIAVTRNSKHTEELLQLGADYVIHTSTAPLHETVMELTNGIGADAAIDSIGGPAGDELAFSLRPNGHFLTIGLLSGVQVNWAEIVTKAKVHANIFHLRHWNKEVSPYKWQETFRHLIRLVENKQLRFMTVHSTYDLADVKTAVDVVQSAEKTKGKVFLTSY
- a CDS encoding sensor histidine kinase, whose translation is MKKINSNIDLDTNVLEAVFIPRRFIVLWITLVYIASMLLEFRNNILSMDSFFFTIVIVIHTIFHWYASSLKNRQLLYFFFVQLFIVFLAAFIVPNGSIAIFVGLTPILIAQSLYVYHNIFKVIAVFTLMYAIFCTAISINYGVNKLAILISMFLLVLAIIIPFSYINKQQFDARNRIQSYIQELESAYMRVEELTLANERQRMARDLHDTLAQGVASLIMQLEAINAHMQKGNAGRSQEIMKQTMIRARQTLHDARLVIDDLRHTTNSFNKAVEEEVQRFSEATSIHVRFTIQSSPHISSLVKEHCLYVISECLTNIAKHSQATEVNLKVEYIDKIKKLTIEVEDNGIGFDTGYIGKNPGHYGLIGLNERVRLMNGEIHILSEKIKGTKVYIQVPINNEGDSHEV
- a CDS encoding response regulator transcription factor, whose translation is MKYNVLIVDDHFVVREGLKLIIETSDSFQIIGEAANGEEALSFIEKRKPDLILMDLNMPKMSGLETIEALNKKQNHTPIIILTTYNEDELMLKGIELGAKGYLLKDTDRENLFRTLEAAIRGEILLQPNIMEKIVNYKRKEAYADKVEESNLTEKELFVLKAIARGYKNKEIAFDMGIAERTVKAYLTNIYNKLGVNSRSEAVAVSIERKLIRF
- a CDS encoding YflJ family protein, with protein sequence MYFGSKGWYVKELKKLGIRTYEGKKLESYRTHVLSSLLERMKKASA
- a CDS encoding YhzD family protein, which encodes MGVYVLTVFEKDGSKALDESFEAATEKEAKAKGESILQEKGLYEKTHRCTSSAGKLVLFQR
- a CDS encoding DNA repair exonuclease — its product is MKQVKFIHAADLHLDSPFKGMEMNVPQSVWERMKQSTFESFERIIDKAIQERVDFVLLAGDLYDAETRSLRAQVFVREQMKRLSQYDIPVFIIHGNHDHLGGSWAAIEFPENVHVFTEPYVEEKSFYKNGELLASIYGFSYLQQAVTDNMTAQYTKMSDAPFHIGMLHGSVEGDAEHNHYAPFQIRELKEKQFDYWALGHIHKREILSEEPYIIYSGNIQGRHRKETGEKGAYLIELTKQGTHCSFFHTADVVWDEIEVNIDGLETVDDLMTAASSAMNECRREEEGTLLTVVFTGQGPLSPYLRDEKRVEEIFHILASGEERKDFVYAMKWKNETVSFAEIERLKAENHFVGSVLKELEAFTNMDGVLRTIWTSPVARNSIESFTEEEKREIQKEAENIILEQLFQQERDKK